A region of Desulfuromonas sp. TF DNA encodes the following proteins:
- a CDS encoding serine hydrolase: MTGKLFVLFTGVLLLSLLAGCSPEQARKERFISALYNLDYADPRSAGINPKKLKEIDAIVKEAIRERATPGAVVVVLKDGKIIFDRAYGHHTYDKEVPTRPFDIYDVASVTKIFATTIAAMRLVDQGKLDLDATVGTYLSELNHSHPDKAAIIVRDLLTHRAGFIPFIPFFRGIGEGDYSTESSARYPVKVAERFYLGSDYYSEVMWKQIIDSPLRTPGKSIYSDIGMFVMKEVLERIVQQSLDAYVDEQFYRPLGACSVGFCPLDRFAEARIVPTEIDTYFRGQLLKGYVQDPGAAMAGGVSGHAGLFAAAYDLAILSQMLLNGGIYNGRHYIRPETVRQFSSRHSDDSRRGLGFDCWDPESKEGYPCRLASPETFGHTGYTGTCVWIDPEHRLIYIFLSNRLYPSQTVNKLAKLNIRSRIQDVVYEAIGTSSAESRNFSPPISSVSQ, from the coding sequence ATGACTGGAAAGTTATTTGTCCTATTTACAGGAGTTCTGCTCCTTTCGCTGCTGGCGGGATGCTCTCCGGAGCAGGCGCGGAAGGAGCGCTTTATCTCTGCACTGTACAATCTGGATTATGCCGATCCGCGCTCCGCGGGTATAAATCCGAAAAAATTGAAGGAAATAGATGCCATCGTCAAAGAGGCTATCCGTGAAAGGGCCACGCCGGGCGCCGTGGTGGTGGTGCTCAAGGACGGGAAGATCATCTTTGATCGAGCCTACGGGCATCATACGTACGACAAAGAAGTGCCGACGCGGCCGTTCGACATCTATGATGTGGCATCGGTCACCAAGATTTTCGCCACCACGATCGCGGCCATGCGCCTGGTGGACCAGGGGAAACTGGACCTGGATGCCACAGTGGGCACCTACCTGAGCGAATTGAACCATTCGCATCCCGACAAAGCCGCCATAATAGTGCGCGATCTGCTGACGCACCGGGCCGGCTTCATTCCATTCATCCCCTTTTTCCGCGGTATCGGTGAGGGCGATTACAGCACCGAATCCTCTGCCCGTTACCCTGTCAAAGTGGCGGAGCGCTTTTATCTGGGCAGCGATTATTACAGTGAAGTGATGTGGAAGCAGATCATCGACTCGCCGCTGCGGACACCGGGAAAATCGATCTACAGCGATATCGGCATGTTCGTGATGAAGGAGGTTCTGGAGCGCATCGTGCAGCAATCTCTGGATGCGTATGTCGACGAGCAGTTCTACCGGCCTTTAGGCGCCTGTTCCGTGGGTTTCTGTCCGCTCGACCGCTTTGCCGAAGCACGGATCGTCCCCACCGAGATCGACACTTACTTTCGCGGGCAGCTGCTGAAAGGGTACGTGCAGGATCCGGGAGCGGCCATGGCGGGCGGCGTATCGGGCCATGCCGGGCTGTTCGCCGCCGCCTATGACCTCGCCATCCTATCCCAGATGCTTCTGAATGGCGGCATCTATAACGGCCGGCACTATATCAGGCCCGAAACGGTGAGACAGTTTTCGTCCCGCCACTCCGATGACAGCCGACGCGGTCTGGGTTTCGATTGCTGGGACCCCGAATCGAAGGAGGGTTATCCCTGCAGACTGGCCTCGCCTGAGACCTTCGGCCATACCGGCTATACCGGTACGTGCGTGTGGATCGATCCTGAACATCGACTGATCTATATCTTTCTATCGAACCGGCTCTACCCCTCGCAGACGGTAAACAAGCTCGCGAAGTTGAATATTCGTTCGCGCATTCAGGACGTAGTCTACGAGGCGATCGGGACATCCTCCGCAGAATCCAGGAACTTTTCCCCGCCCATCTCCTCTGTTTCTCAATAG
- a CDS encoding multicopper oxidase domain-containing protein — protein sequence MKVLKRRQFLKYSGLGLAAIYVGGCGGGGGGGGNGGTGGDDDDLPAGGGNDEVAATLNFTITDAVKEMITHEPLSQGGGEALCYFWAYQVSDATDPENVVDFPVDCPGPQIFATEGDRIALRVTNTLDVPHAFFIEGLVDSGPIEPGETWEGEFEAKDTGVFLYHDNLNAPVNRVMGLHGALVVMPKEASGDRWTPYKDPTQAVQQLFDDFGSAPWWPGLAWEEGDVRPASFVEPFRQYVWLCHQASPVLFAEVGRHHENNPGVEFDAATFVEAFLNDPFINTSNDPRTDPGVGLPKTENFNRKPHFFTINGQSGFFAHHNPAITPFHRIGEPTLVRILNAGMTVHSLHLHANHFFVTAVNNEAQENPLWVDVYNVFPMDHVDYTIPFMRPPDIPNQRGIGRADAGRSTAGGGTTWPPLEEFDRFFPPQGTMVQSYDDPNVLVDVGMRQSPLCYPMHDHTEASQTAQGGNYNSGMIAGIYFIGDRNTPGQMNFPLEPEFEMMLMLGRRVGVTGSPAGGWPDGSTTES from the coding sequence ATGAAGGTACTGAAACGACGCCAATTCTTGAAGTATTCGGGCCTGGGCCTGGCCGCCATCTATGTAGGTGGCTGCGGTGGGGGCGGAGGCGGTGGAGGAAACGGTGGCACCGGAGGGGACGACGACGATCTCCCCGCCGGCGGCGGCAATGACGAAGTTGCCGCGACTCTCAACTTCACCATTACCGATGCCGTCAAGGAAATGATCACCCACGAGCCCCTCAGTCAGGGCGGAGGCGAGGCCCTGTGCTATTTCTGGGCTTATCAGGTCAGTGACGCGACCGATCCCGAGAACGTGGTCGACTTCCCCGTTGACTGCCCCGGGCCGCAGATCTTCGCCACGGAAGGGGACCGCATCGCGTTGAGAGTCACCAACACCCTGGACGTCCCCCACGCCTTCTTCATCGAGGGGCTGGTCGACAGCGGCCCGATCGAGCCGGGAGAAACGTGGGAAGGGGAGTTCGAAGCCAAAGATACCGGCGTCTTTCTCTATCACGACAATCTCAATGCGCCCGTGAACCGGGTGATGGGCCTTCACGGCGCCCTGGTGGTCATGCCCAAGGAGGCTTCAGGAGACAGGTGGACGCCTTACAAAGATCCCACACAGGCGGTTCAGCAGCTCTTCGACGACTTCGGCAGCGCTCCCTGGTGGCCGGGGCTGGCCTGGGAAGAGGGCGATGTCCGCCCCGCCTCCTTCGTCGAGCCCTTCCGCCAGTACGTCTGGCTCTGCCATCAGGCCAGTCCGGTCCTCTTCGCCGAAGTCGGGCGGCACCATGAGAACAACCCCGGCGTCGAGTTCGATGCCGCGACCTTTGTCGAAGCCTTTCTCAACGATCCCTTCATCAACACCAGCAACGACCCGCGCACGGACCCCGGCGTCGGTCTGCCCAAAACCGAGAACTTCAACCGGAAACCCCATTTTTTCACCATCAACGGCCAGTCGGGGTTCTTCGCCCACCACAATCCGGCCATCACTCCCTTTCACCGCATCGGAGAACCCACCTTGGTGCGCATCCTCAACGCGGGCATGACGGTTCACTCCCTGCATCTGCACGCCAATCACTTCTTCGTGACGGCCGTCAACAACGAGGCCCAGGAGAACCCCCTCTGGGTCGATGTCTACAACGTCTTTCCGATGGACCACGTCGACTACACGATTCCCTTCATGCGTCCCCCCGACATCCCCAACCAGAGGGGCATCGGCCGGGCCGACGCGGGACGTTCGACGGCGGGCGGCGGCACGACCTGGCCGCCGCTGGAAGAGTTCGATCGCTTTTTCCCTCCGCAGGGGACCATGGTCCAGAGCTACGACGATCCCAACGTCCTGGTCGATGTCGGCATGCGGCAGTCGCCGCTGTGCTATCCGATGCACGACCACACCGAAGCCTCGCAGACGGCCCAGGGCGGCAACTATAACAGCGGCATGATCGCCGGAATCTACTTTATCGGCGACCGCAATACCCCAGGCCAGATGAATTTCCCGTTGGAACCCGAGTTTGAAATGATGCTGATGCTCGGGCGCCGCGTCGGCGTCACCGGCAGCCCCGCAGGCGGGTGGCCCGACGGCTCGACAACTGAGTCCTGA
- a CDS encoding zf-TFIIB domain-containing protein: MVQKPSGKEEEYFAREAYEKQRRIHEERHKALAEEEKKRLRELHFMRCPKCGMELVEIDYRTIKVDKCTECAGVWLDAGELEEVSTLEKAGFERLLSVFRK; the protein is encoded by the coding sequence ATGGTGCAGAAGCCGAGCGGAAAAGAAGAAGAATACTTTGCCAGAGAGGCGTACGAGAAGCAGAGAAGAATCCATGAGGAGAGGCATAAAGCCCTTGCCGAGGAGGAGAAGAAGCGGCTCAGGGAACTTCATTTTATGAGATGTCCCAAGTGCGGGATGGAACTCGTTGAAATCGACTACAGGACGATCAAGGTCGATAAATGTACCGAATGCGCAGGGGTCTGGCTGGATGCCGGAGAACTCGAGGAGGTCTCGACCCTCGAAAAGGCGGGATTCGAAAGGCTCCTGAGCGTATTCAGGAAGTAG
- a CDS encoding multicopper oxidase domain-containing protein, translating into MSFSNPAHRIVRKRIAGMQGAWTKMWDPPGETPALPERLAPTNPVPAFMEQTLGQDVFRVDTPNVVQRRLLHGLTLRTWDDAKDLEFMTFRDSDDREGDGHFPGATIRVPRGAIFHCLAQASGPPPHTIHWHGQEPTPMNDGVGHCSMEIDGGGNGYTYQLQPNFIGTYFYHCHRNTVQHFEFGLYGMFLVEPPDAFEGPNAGGYPRRTAANLENFSKFDDKYVDGDATWGVAGPLDGALGDPDPHAFTVEYDVEALWVLDDRDSVWSDLASDAKAFYPGGAFTEDGHFSDEAVLDTNPPVAALPVNRPGVDDQFPKGFFHDFNADYWFVSGVPVPAHKGGTASIPSGNVVPAVLNSGVAGMQVDVNAEVDQVVLIRVLNAAYNRIEVTFPVDVVIIAFDGRALGVPPFARYNHAFELKAGTPYHMSTARRFDALIRSSSPINSFAEVKFFSAKGPNIQGVEPLLVTARIPIVINEPAL; encoded by the coding sequence ATGTCATTCTCTAATCCCGCTCACCGGATAGTTCGTAAAAGGATCGCCGGCATGCAGGGCGCCTGGACCAAGATGTGGGATCCTCCCGGGGAAACCCCGGCCCTGCCGGAGCGCCTGGCCCCCACCAATCCGGTCCCCGCCTTCATGGAGCAGACCCTCGGGCAGGACGTTTTCCGGGTGGACACACCCAATGTCGTGCAGCGCCGGCTCCTGCACGGGCTGACCCTGCGCACGTGGGATGACGCCAAGGATCTAGAGTTCATGACCTTCCGGGACTCGGACGACCGGGAGGGGGACGGCCATTTTCCCGGCGCCACCATTCGCGTCCCCCGCGGAGCCATCTTCCATTGCCTGGCCCAGGCCAGCGGTCCGCCCCCTCACACGATCCACTGGCACGGACAGGAGCCGACGCCGATGAACGACGGCGTCGGCCACTGCTCGATGGAAATCGACGGGGGAGGCAACGGGTACACCTACCAGCTTCAACCCAACTTCATCGGGACCTATTTCTACCACTGCCACCGCAATACGGTTCAGCATTTCGAGTTCGGCCTTTACGGCATGTTCCTGGTCGAACCTCCCGACGCCTTCGAAGGACCCAACGCCGGCGGATACCCTCGCCGAACCGCGGCCAATCTGGAAAATTTCTCGAAATTCGATGACAAGTATGTCGACGGAGACGCCACCTGGGGGGTGGCCGGACCTCTGGACGGCGCACTTGGAGACCCCGATCCCCATGCCTTCACCGTCGAATACGACGTCGAAGCCCTCTGGGTGCTCGACGACCGGGACTCGGTCTGGAGCGACCTGGCCTCCGATGCCAAGGCTTTCTACCCCGGAGGGGCCTTCACCGAGGATGGACATTTTTCTGACGAGGCCGTTTTGGATACGAACCCCCCGGTTGCGGCGCTCCCGGTCAACCGTCCCGGGGTCGACGACCAGTTCCCCAAAGGCTTCTTCCACGATTTCAACGCCGACTACTGGTTCGTCAGCGGCGTACCGGTACCGGCCCATAAAGGAGGAACCGCATCCATTCCTTCCGGCAACGTCGTTCCTGCCGTCCTGAACAGCGGCGTGGCCGGGATGCAGGTGGACGTGAACGCCGAGGTCGACCAGGTGGTCCTGATCCGGGTCCTGAATGCGGCCTACAACCGCATCGAGGTCACCTTCCCGGTCGACGTAGTGATCATCGCCTTCGACGGGCGTGCATTGGGGGTTCCTCCCTTCGCACGCTACAACCACGCCTTCGAGCTCAAGGCCGGAACGCCCTACCACATGAGCACGGCACGCCGTTTCGATGCCTTGATCCGCTCCTCCTCGCCCATCAACAGCTTTGCCGAGGTGAAATTCTTCTCCGCCAAAGGTCCGAACATTCAGGGAGTCGAGCCGCTCCTGGTGACCGCCCGGATCCCCATCGTCATCAACGAACCCGCTCTTTAG
- a CDS encoding RluA family pseudouridine synthase — MDHPRKDNRPARKHQPRGLPILHEDRDILVVDKPSGLLTIGTERDKSRTAHYLLNDYVRKGDPKSRNRVYVVHRLDQDTSGILLFAKSEQAKKFLQENWEQTDKRYLAIVHGRLTPGEGTISTFLAENAAQRVYSTPDAAKGKLSHTTYKVLKETRGFSLLEIHLLTGRKHQIRVHLSEMGHPVVGDRKYGSGETVSKRLALHARSISFIHPYNGRTMSFDTGMPEDFVRLLGKLS; from the coding sequence TTGGATCATCCGCGCAAAGACAACCGGCCGGCCCGAAAGCATCAGCCCCGGGGGCTGCCCATCCTGCATGAAGACAGGGATATCCTCGTGGTGGATAAGCCTTCCGGGCTGCTGACCATCGGCACGGAGCGGGACAAGTCGAGAACGGCCCACTACCTGCTCAACGATTATGTCCGCAAGGGAGATCCGAAATCGAGAAACAGGGTGTATGTGGTCCATCGCCTGGATCAGGACACGTCCGGGATACTGCTTTTTGCCAAAAGCGAGCAGGCCAAGAAATTCCTGCAGGAGAATTGGGAGCAGACCGACAAGCGCTATCTGGCCATCGTCCACGGACGGCTGACGCCCGGGGAGGGCACGATCTCCACCTTCCTGGCCGAGAATGCCGCCCAAAGGGTCTACTCGACCCCTGACGCCGCCAAAGGGAAGCTCTCCCATACGACCTACAAGGTATTGAAAGAGACCAGGGGGTTCAGCCTGCTGGAAATCCACCTCCTCACCGGAAGGAAGCACCAGATCCGGGTGCATCTCTCGGAAATGGGGCATCCCGTCGTGGGAGACAGGAAATACGGGAGCGGGGAAACAGTCTCAAAACGGCTTGCCCTTCATGCCCGATCGATTTCCTTCATTCACCCTTACAATGGCAGGACCATGAGCTTCGACACCGGAATGCCGGAGGATTTTGTCAGGCTGCTCGGCAAGCTGTCATGA
- a CDS encoding right-handed parallel beta-helix repeat-containing protein, translating into MHPALKSSMAVLSPVALSLVLLVALTACGGGGGDGSTVPAPRADRFTWTGNTRLNVTASDGLLANDPPGTTISTASSVTGQGGAVTVNLATGAFVYDPPVGLQNADDTFSYTTSGGAVTATITLEERIWYVRNNDAGANQGTQLSPFLTLAQAEAAADENDILFVFAGDQTDTGQDTGITLKNGQRLLGEGVGLRVNGVPIVDPVPESLISNAALAAVGDSPVVTLASNNEVAGFILQPAFNEGILAMGGGGYSLHDNIIRNFDPDNGSEGIRLLHVTGENLVTRNTISGSPGTAIKVANNEDRTGDMVPATPVVARVTISRNTITSAVRNGIACNLDGAGTEVTLNILTNTIATAGLAAADKGIRIDSLGGAGVTTLLSRNSISASSGEAIGLLAAATAQLHAFAANGNLTGSGAVFDFHASTASPGAALCLELVNNANAAGNSSFQIDNVAGGDLRFFEDLNDTLAERVEPVVPIAPGECGIPLDGAALFETNCGHCHRGNGLGRGSVGPNVTNTTADEINFQIATNFSMSDINLTQQEIAAIAATLSATP; encoded by the coding sequence ATGCACCCAGCGCTGAAGTCCTCGATGGCGGTCCTATCTCCTGTCGCCCTGTCTCTTGTCCTCCTGGTTGCCTTGACCGCGTGCGGAGGTGGTGGCGGGGACGGCAGCACCGTGCCCGCGCCACGGGCTGACCGCTTCACCTGGACCGGCAACACCCGCCTCAACGTCACCGCATCCGACGGCTTGCTCGCCAACGACCCGCCCGGCACCACCATCTCCACGGCCTCAAGCGTCACCGGCCAAGGAGGGGCCGTCACCGTCAATCTGGCCACCGGAGCCTTCGTCTACGATCCTCCGGTCGGCCTCCAGAACGCGGACGACACTTTCAGCTACACCACCAGCGGTGGTGCGGTCACGGCGACAATCACGCTTGAAGAGCGCATCTGGTACGTGCGGAACAATGATGCCGGAGCCAACCAAGGGACTCAGTTGTCTCCCTTTCTAACCCTGGCACAAGCCGAAGCCGCCGCGGACGAGAACGACATCCTCTTCGTGTTTGCCGGCGATCAGACGGACACCGGTCAGGACACCGGCATCACCCTGAAAAACGGTCAGCGACTGCTCGGCGAAGGGGTGGGATTGCGAGTAAACGGCGTGCCCATCGTCGATCCGGTGCCCGAATCTCTTATATCCAACGCCGCACTGGCAGCAGTCGGCGACTCGCCTGTCGTCACGCTCGCCTCAAACAACGAGGTTGCTGGCTTCATCCTCCAGCCGGCCTTCAACGAAGGCATTCTAGCCATGGGGGGCGGCGGATACAGCCTGCACGACAATATCATTCGGAATTTCGATCCCGACAACGGCAGCGAAGGGATACGGCTGCTCCACGTCACCGGCGAAAACCTGGTGACCCGCAACACGATCAGCGGTTCGCCGGGCACGGCCATCAAGGTGGCCAACAATGAGGACCGGACCGGGGACATGGTGCCTGCAACACCTGTTGTCGCCAGGGTGACCATAAGCCGCAACACTATAACCAGCGCGGTTCGCAACGGGATTGCATGCAATCTCGACGGTGCCGGCACCGAGGTGACGCTGAACATCCTGACCAATACCATAGCCACCGCCGGCCTCGCCGCTGCGGACAAGGGAATCCGTATCGACAGTCTGGGCGGCGCCGGTGTCACCACCCTCCTCTCCCGCAATTCCATCTCGGCCAGCAGCGGCGAGGCCATCGGTCTTCTGGCTGCCGCCACCGCCCAGTTGCACGCCTTTGCCGCCAACGGCAATCTGACCGGAAGCGGAGCGGTTTTCGACTTTCACGCGTCGACGGCCTCCCCTGGCGCGGCCCTTTGCCTGGAGCTGGTCAACAACGCCAACGCTGCCGGCAACTCATCGTTCCAGATCGATAACGTCGCCGGAGGTGATCTTCGCTTTTTCGAGGATCTGAACGACACCCTCGCCGAGCGCGTCGAGCCGGTCGTCCCCATTGCTCCAGGAGAGTGCGGCATCCCTCTCGACGGCGCGGCGCTCTTCGAGACCAATTGCGGCCACTGTCATCGCGGCAATGGCCTGGGCCGCGGATCGGTAGGGCCGAACGTTACCAACACGACCGCGGACGAAATCAACTTTCAGATCGCCACCAACTTTTCCATGAGCGATATTAACCTGACCCAACAGGAGATCGCGGCCATCGCGGCGACTCTGTCTGCGACACCCTGA
- a CDS encoding PA4780 family RIO1-like protein kinase — MKIPKRLEPLLQDGLIEEVLAQLMSGKEAEVYVVRSEGEIRCAKVYKELKQRSFQKQTQYMEGRKVRNSRRSRAMEKHSKFGRKEQETAWQNAEVDALYRLADAGVRVPRPYSFYEGVLLMELVVGAGGEVAPRLNDLQLNAALARDYHRLLIGEVVRMLCAGLVHGDLSEFNVLVACDGPVIIDLPQAIDAAGNNNAGRLFARDVDNLAAYFGRYAPELLATAYSEEIWHLYEKGRLRPESTLTGCFARSEKPADVRSVMREIDDSRKEALARELGRMRMASGAKG, encoded by the coding sequence ATGAAAATCCCAAAACGGTTGGAACCTCTGCTGCAGGACGGCCTGATCGAGGAGGTTCTCGCCCAGTTGATGAGCGGCAAGGAAGCCGAGGTCTACGTGGTGCGCAGCGAAGGCGAAATCCGCTGCGCCAAGGTCTATAAAGAGCTCAAGCAGCGCAGCTTTCAGAAGCAGACCCAGTACATGGAGGGGCGCAAGGTGCGCAACAGCCGACGCTCCCGCGCCATGGAGAAGCACTCGAAGTTCGGGCGCAAGGAGCAGGAGACGGCCTGGCAGAACGCCGAGGTCGACGCCCTTTACCGCCTGGCCGATGCCGGGGTGCGCGTCCCCAGACCCTATTCCTTTTACGAGGGGGTGCTGCTGATGGAGCTGGTGGTCGGTGCCGGCGGCGAAGTCGCCCCGCGCCTCAACGACCTGCAGCTGAACGCGGCGCTGGCCCGGGACTACCATCGCCTGCTGATCGGTGAGGTGGTGCGCATGCTCTGCGCCGGGCTGGTGCACGGCGACCTCTCCGAGTTCAACGTGCTGGTCGCCTGCGACGGGCCGGTGATCATCGATCTGCCCCAGGCGATCGACGCCGCCGGCAACAACAACGCCGGCCGCCTCTTCGCCCGGGACGTCGACAACCTCGCCGCCTACTTCGGCCGGTACGCTCCTGAACTCCTGGCCACCGCCTATTCCGAGGAGATCTGGCACCTCTACGAGAAAGGCAGGCTGCGCCCGGAGTCAACCTTGACCGGCTGCTTTGCGCGGAGCGAGAAACCCGCCGACGTCCGCAGCGTCATGCGCGAGATCGACGACTCGCGCAAGGAAGCGCTCGCCCGAGAGCTCGGACGCATGCGGATGGCGTCAGGCGCAAAGGGATGA
- a CDS encoding methyltransferase domain-containing protein → MSKNGYWFYSAVARRILDAMDRGDNRIDISVDLNLSRGTFGLCGDGLTLDAENRLSREELRRIEGKENRIFHLEDGRLEVLEARGDGYYKLVPTDQAPLLEISGVKMHISKGVNPFESAGQMAAQVVKKGDRVLDTCSGLGYAASAALNLGAREVVSVERSATVMELRKKNPWSQRIFGAGIQLVHADIDDYIRELADESFDSIIHDPPRFSLAGELYGERFYREIYRVLRRRGVLFHYTGNPHLLKRGTSFTDHAAQRLREAGFTKVVKIVELMGVTAYK, encoded by the coding sequence ATGAGCAAAAACGGCTACTGGTTCTATTCGGCTGTTGCCCGCCGGATCCTCGACGCGATGGACAGAGGCGACAACCGCATTGACATTTCGGTCGATCTCAACCTCTCCCGCGGCACATTCGGCCTCTGCGGCGACGGGCTGACCCTGGACGCGGAGAACCGGCTGAGCCGGGAAGAGCTGCGGCGGATTGAGGGGAAGGAGAACAGGATCTTCCACCTGGAGGACGGCCGGCTCGAGGTGCTCGAGGCGAGGGGTGACGGTTATTACAAGCTCGTCCCCACGGATCAGGCGCCGCTGCTGGAAATCAGCGGAGTAAAAATGCACATCTCGAAGGGGGTCAATCCCTTTGAAAGTGCCGGGCAGATGGCCGCGCAGGTCGTGAAAAAAGGGGACCGGGTGCTGGATACCTGCAGCGGGCTCGGCTACGCGGCCTCGGCAGCGCTGAATCTAGGGGCGCGCGAAGTCGTTTCGGTCGAGCGGAGCGCAACGGTGATGGAGCTGCGCAAGAAGAACCCGTGGTCGCAGAGGATTTTCGGCGCCGGCATCCAGCTGGTCCATGCCGATATCGATGACTACATCAGGGAGCTCGCGGACGAATCCTTTGATTCGATCATTCATGATCCGCCCCGGTTTTCCCTCGCCGGGGAGCTCTATGGAGAGCGTTTCTACCGGGAGATTTACCGTGTGCTGAGAAGGCGCGGCGTCCTGTTCCATTATACGGGCAACCCGCATCTGCTGAAGCGCGGCACCAGCTTTACAGATCATGCCGCGCAGAGGCTCAGGGAGGCCGGCTTCACCAAAGTGGTGAAAATCGTCGAGCTCATGGGCGTCACGGCATACAAGTAG